GGAGACGCTCTACTACGCTGCTGAGCTCGCCACGCAACCTAACAATCTCAACAACCCTTTTGAATACCCCACATCACAACCGAATATGCCCGAAAATGGACTGTCACTGTAGCCTTAGTTTTAAAacattgtttaatttttttgcaTGTGTACCTCTGATTCAATTAGCATTTTAATGATACTCGTAATAAGTTACTTATTCATGTTAGTGTTTAGTAAGTACTCCAAACACttcaaatctaaatatttaCTGTACTTACCCAGTTACTTATACTTTAATCCCTGCGCCGCCTAGATGGGGTCGACTCCCAGTATCTCACCAATCCTTTCCGAAAATGGATTGGCGGCATTGTTGCTGTAGTttcaaaatattgtttatttttgcaTGCGCATGCATGCGTAATTAGTATTATTAATAAGTTAGTTATTAGTGTAGTATCccaaacaatttttaaaaccaCACATCTAttacttatacattttaatacacacCGTTCCTGTagtaatattaggtacttatatgggcaagtatatacatttttttttgtattttcaacGCATTATCTTTCGTATATTAAACGAATTAGGTCATCATGAGATTTGATTCTCGATGTAAGTGTAAAAAATGACTGGAAATTCGATTTGATATAGTAAGTAGCAAATAcaaaattgtatacttaatataataccCCATTTATGTGTTATCTAATACTTTCGTCACCATACAAAATCAATCTACAGTGAGCGTTTGCTTTAGACGATATGGCGGGCATATCACGAAATGCATGCACATCATGATCTGCCCAGGCAGACCTTAATCCGACCATGTATCGGCCCACATTATGCATTACGTATCTTTATCTACCACGGTATCACGGTATACCccgattttgaaataaaaaaaatgtgttaacaCCATAGTAGACCTGTTTAAATAAGTGATATCTAGATACATCAATATCAACGTGTTAACAGTTAAACGTTTATTTTATCACctaagtttaataaaatattgttttcaatttaagattttttatttcgcaaataatatgaactaagtagagAAGTcctaaaaagaataaatattatgatcATTCCCATGCATGGTGACATGTTATATAAGTCCATTGAATTCTAAACATCAAAATTTATctatgcctattttattagcaTGCTAGTGTAAAGGTTCTTTACACGATTTTAAGGGCTCAGGatggtgtaataataataaaaaaatgttaatgtgacatgttaatgttattaataggtatgtatattattattattgtcaatttatttgtgtcgttttgtaacttttactaTTTGCATAATTTAATGAtactaacatagaataagtCATATTACTAACGATTATGGAATTTATACAtacgtattttctgaaataaattatttgaataataAGGCGAAGGGCCTCGATTTCGttatacctactaataataCCTGTAACATCGCAGCAACAGTAACAAATAAGGCTTAATGTTGTGcgtaaaattttcacaaaacacaaAGTACTAAGATAACCCggtgtatgtaggtacctacgtatgaTGGATGACGCTTCGTCAAAATACTGAGATCGCAGCGTGTGGGCAGCCCGCGGTTACATTTCGGTCCAGTGTATATTTTGTTAGAGCTCGTACGGCGGACTAGAGAAAACAAAGGGCGGCGTCGCGTCGCTCGCGTCCTCTTCACGGCTGCATTCCCTGAAACAAATGCACTGCTCTTTAATACATGGCGGTTCATGGCTACCCGTTAACCGCATTTTCGAATAGGAATTTTAGAACTTATTCCGATTTTGAATGGTTTTCATTTCTTTAGAAGTTAAAAGGACGTGAACAGGTAAGTACTAATGTACATCACGTACACAAGTAGGTATCTATCTTAGCCCGAAGAGTATGTAATCACTACGTTGGCCCCGCCTTCACTAAATGCTGCTTAGttataaatcattaaaatacatcattattattacGTCGATACACCTTTGGcttagaaaataaaaacaaccaaAACAAAACTTTTATGAAACTACGAAGGTCTGGCGACCGCTGCCTCTTACGTATTTATAGGCTATATAGGCAGGTACATTTAGTTGATTTAGTATGTATTTTAAGTACCTAACTTGCTTGAAACTAGGGAATATGTTACGTTATACGaattactccttattctatggtcatACGTAGATTTGGGGTCGAGGGACGGATTTTTTGTGCTGATGGAAGTTTTTTAACCGGACCGCACATATGTCCCGGCTGTACTGatttacatttgtttacatCCGTTGATTGATAGTTGCGGAGGTGGCAACATGCTCCACACGTTCAACACACACACGTTCACGTCCTTTCACTTCCAAAGATGCCTAAATAGCTTGCTGAAATCAACTGCACGACATTTTAATTAGTATTAGTGACGTAATGAATGCCTATTTTTCAACATTCGCAACATCTGCAGAATGCGAGAGGGAACGGGAATTTAAATCACTACGGGATTATCTATACAAAGACGAAAAAGACTAAACACGTATTTGAAAGCTAATATGGGACTCTCCAGGCATATAATTTTacctattccttattctacggacggtccaggctacgtttccaaaaaaacatagatggcgctgcaacATAGGTACTTCGGTACTTCTTGGTCGGCTTTGGTCGGGTacataacatacctacctaattattcataaatgttatgtaAAATGACAATTGCTATTTGGATctgatatgtatagaattaattATGTTGCTTTTGGTTCCTATATTGCTAcactttgttttaataattagaaggttaaacgaagacaatgttgtacagcgccatctattttttttttgtgaacgtGGAAGTGGACGTGAAGATTCGCAGCCTGCCTGACTCTTCAACTTCAATCAAATAATCTGGCTTAAAGGTCgtgtaaattatattaaaaaagtataCGTATATGACTTGGCTGTATCGGCTGCGCTTCCTTTGCCTGCCTTGTACGGGTTGGACCttggaaaaaaatatgtgtATTGTGTACACCATAGAGCAAGTGGACGTAGTATTACTCATTAGGTACTCTTTGcaacagtaggtaggtacacaaacaaacaaaagtcATTAGAAAATTGAGGcgaattaacaaaaaaaagttgtatAAACTGGACCAATTGGACCCTAAACGTGAACCCAGACGAGATGGATACATTACCGGAGTTATTCGACAAAGTTTCCCTGACTACTTACGATCCTGATTCTTCATATCACGTAAAAATTACCCACATCAACAATCCACATAGTTTTTATGCTCGTCCTACGGCTTATACGACTTATTTGCCGAGCCTTGAAGCAAAAGGAGAGCCTATAAATGCTGAAGAAGTGCAATTGAAGGACATGGTGGTATTTAAATCCAAAACACTGAACAAGTCTCTTAGAGGAAGCATTTTTAACATAGATaacaaatattttgatatatttacACCAGACTATGGATTCCTGGAGAAGAAGGTGCCGGTGACTGATATTTTCAAACCGAAAATTCTTGGTGTAGTACCTCCATTAGCAGTGCATTGTAGACTTGCCAATTGTAAGCCAATAACCGCAAAGTGGGAGGATAAAGCTATTGAAAGTATGAAATTTTTTGTTGGTGAAGAACGAGCATTGCTTTGTGTTGTAGAAAAAAATCCACAGATTCTTACTGTGGTGCTTAAAAACTCATGCCCAGATGATATATCTTTAATGCTTGCATACTGTGGACATAGCGTTTTGGGTTATGTAGAAAACCAAGTTAGTAGACTTACATCTCCACCATGCCAAAAGTTGTATTATACTTACAGAGAACTAAAACTTAATGACCATATACGTGTCAGAATGCAATCGGGAAAACTTCCTAATGATTTTTATGTTGCTGTCAGGGAAGATTATGAACAATACTTGGATCAACAATATAATTACACttacttttgtaaaaaattTTGCAAGCTGGAAGTCATTGACAGGTTACAAGTTCATAAACCAGTGAGTGTACGTATGGACGTGACATATAAGTATGAGCGGGGTATAATCAAAGAAATTATTTCAAACTCAAAAGTTCGAGTTCTACTAGTTGATTTAGGAACCACTATAGAGACTCATGTAGCCTCCTTAAAGGTGCTGTCAGATAGATTTTTGCACTATCCAGCCGCTGCTATTCATTGTTGTTTGGATAAAAATCAACTGAATGAAACTAAATTACTAACATGTGTACACCCAGGCAATGAATTCTTTATAACAATTTTAGAAGTTGGTGATAATATTGAGAAACCCCATGTAGTAAAAATTACACCAATATAAGtaattacaatataattacGTATTTAAATACTATCTATGACTATACCTAGTATTAATATAAAGTAGCTTTATAAGTAAGATTGATTTAAACTTTTACTTACCTCTTAGCAAAAAGTCAGTTTTGATGTAGGTATAATTTGTTAAACTATTATCAAAGTAAAGtttgattatattttgttcatttAACTTAATTACTCTATTGTACCTACATATTTCACTATGAAATGGAATTCCTCTATATTTATGGGATTTCCTTATTTCCTTATTATTTCCTTtggtttatttacttatatttaacatATAACATTTATAGCCTACTTatattgggcacaggcctcccttcaatcaacaaTAGGGGCTAAGAGGCATACTCAaatattcatttacttatttaccaaATGTAAActataagttaaattaataaaaattcattattatttattgtgctGTTTTTTTGTCATAgcatttagtgtttttttaagatGTTTAGGTAAATAGGTGGCCAAATATGCGATCATTGATTATACAGGGTGAAGTTACAAGAAGGATTTGTTGGATGGTTTATCTTGtttcattaaaatgtttttcagGCCAACTTTGATCTAGGAaggtacaataattattataatgttggttatttttataaaattcttcAATTTCTTCCTATTCTCACATCAACGAATATTCCGAATACCGACATGCGGCATCAAAACCGAATATCGAAACCGGACCGAATATTCGTATTCGGGTGAATATTCGGCGCATTTCTAGCCGTTTGTTCTATCATTCTTTAACTTTAAGGCTGAATGATTGAAATTCGGATTTTTAGTTTGTCTTTCGAAGTTACGTAATAAAAATATCGAGAAATATTAAATATTGCGTTAACCTAACTAATAATAGCGGAACAAAATAGCGGCGATCTTCTAAAGGCTCAAATCGCCTCGCCTGTTTTAAGTCACCGCCTTGCGATGTGATGGTGTTTACATTTAGTTTAGACTGTAATGGATCCTGTGCCATGCAAATGTAGGCATAATGATAGAACTAGGTAGGcatgggtaggtaggtac
This genomic interval from Pectinophora gossypiella chromosome Z, ilPecGoss1.1, whole genome shotgun sequence contains the following:
- the LOC126380785 gene encoding uncharacterized protein LOC126380785: MDTLPELFDKVSLTTYDPDSSYHVKITHINNPHSFYARPTAYTTYLPSLEAKGEPINAEEVQLKDMVVFKSKTLNKSLRGSIFNIDNKYFDIFTPDYGFLEKKVPVTDIFKPKILGVVPPLAVHCRLANCKPITAKWEDKAIESMKFFVGEERALLCVVEKNPQILTVVLKNSCPDDISLMLAYCGHSVLGYVENQVSRLTSPPCQKLYYTYRELKLNDHIRVRMQSGKLPNDFYVAVREDYEQYLDQQYNYTYFCKKFCKLEVIDRLQVHKPVSVRMDVTYKYERGIIKEIISNSKVRVLLVDLGTTIETHVASLKVLSDRFLHYPAAAIHCCLDKNQLNETKLLTCVHPGNEFFITILEVGDNIEKPHVVKITPI